The following coding sequences are from one Nicotiana tabacum cultivar K326 chromosome 1, ASM71507v2, whole genome shotgun sequence window:
- the LOC107771695 gene encoding ACT domain-containing protein ACR8 gives MEWPAYLDEYEKLVFRMTTPRVMIDNAGCSNSTRVMIDSARKHGILLEAVQVLTDLNLSIKKAYISSDGRWFMDVFHVTDLDGNKLTDESVISYIEQSLGTIHFASAKCFDGLTALELTGTDRIGLLSEVFAVLSELQCNIVEANVWTHNGRIASLIYVKEGDSGSPIEDSQKIDTIEARLRNVLKGDNDIRSAKTSVSMAVTHTERRLHQMMFADRDYERKPVIRTNDNPIVSVLNCLEKGYSVINVQCKDRPNLLFDVVCTLTDMQYVVFHATVNTAGDRAYLEFFIRHTDGSPISSEAEKQRVILCLRAAIERRASEGVRLELCTGDKQGLLAEVTRTFRENGLNVTRAEISTTSDNTALNVFYVTDANGNPADPKIIDSVRQKIGLSDLKVKELPLIYHQKADEREEPTVGAGGTMLLSLGSIVRKNLYNLGLIKSYS, from the exons ATGGAGTGGCCTGCTTATTTAGATGAATATGAAAAGCTTGTTTTCCGTATGACTACTCCAAG GGTCATGATCGACAATGCTGGTTGTTCAAATTCTACTCGCGTTATG ATTGATAGTGCGAGAAAACATGGAATACTTCTGGAAGCGGTACAAGTTCTTACGGATCTGAACCTTTCAATAAAAAAAGCTTACATCTCGTCAGACGGTCGGTGGTTTATGGACG TGTTTCACGTTACTGATTTGGATGGAAACAAATTAACGGACGAGAGTGTCATCAGTTACATTGAACAG TCATTAGGGACTATTCATTTTGCAAGTGCAAAGTGCTTTGATGGTTTGACAGCACTGGAATTAACTGGGACGGATCGAATCGGCCTATTATCGGAGGTTTTTGCAGTACTCTCAGAATTACAGTGCAATATAGTTGAAGCTAATGTGTGGACTCACAATGGTCGAATTGCATCCCTAATTTATGTAAAGGAAGGGGATTCAGGGTCCCCGATTGAGGACTCTCAGAAGATAGACACGATTGAAGCTCGTTTAAGGAATGTGCTCAAGGGAGATAATGACATTCGTAGTGCTAAAACATCAGTGTCTATGGCTGTCACTCATACTGAAAGGAGGCTTCACCAGATGATGTTTGCAGATCGCGACTATGAAAGGAAGCCGGTTATTAGGACTAACGATAACCCTATTGTATCAGTATTGAATTGCTTGGAAAAGGGTTATTCCGTGATAAATGTTCAGTGCAAGGATCGACCTAATCTTCTGTTTGATGTGGTTTGCACCTTGACAGACATGCAATATGTTGTGTTCCATGCCACAGTTAATACAGCAGGGGACAGAGCATACTTG GAATTCTTCATTAGGCATACAGATGGAAGTCCGATTAGTTCAGAAGCAGAAAAGCAACGCGTGATTTTATGTCTACGAGCTGCAATAGAGCGAAGAGCATCTGAG GGAGTGAGGCTAGAGTTATGCACCGGAGATAAGCAAGGTCTATTGGCTGAAGTAACGCGAACTTTCCGAGAAAATGGTTTAAATGTGACAAGGGCAGAGATATCCACAACAAGTGATAATACAGCTCTAAATGTGTTCTATGTAACAGATGCTAATGGAAATCCAGCAGATCCAAAGATCATTGATTCTGTTAGGCAGAAAATTGGATTGAGTGACTTGAAAGTGAAGGAATTGCCATTGATCTATCATCAAAAGGCAGATGAGAGGGAAGAGCCCACAGTAGGGGCAGGTGGGACAATGTTGCTTTCACTTGGTAGCATTGTAAGGAAGAATCTATACAATTTGGGATTGATCAAGTCATATTCTTGA